From Frateuria aurantia DSM 6220, one genomic window encodes:
- a CDS encoding peptide chain release factor 3, whose amino-acid sequence MSSHLQETHRRRTFAIVSHPDAGKTTLTEKLLLFGGAIQMAGSVKSRKAARHATSDWMALEKERGISVTSSVMQFPYEGKIVNLLDTPGHADFSEDTYRVLTAVDSALMVIDCAKGVEERTIKLMEVCRLRDTPIMTFINKLDREGREPIELLDEVESVLGIACAPLTWPIGMGKRLKGVYHMLLDEVHLFEQGKNFTRQDSTIFKGLDAPGLEEALGSQVLADLKDELELVQGASHAFDIEQYLAGQLTPVFFGSAVNNFGVQLLLDFFVAHAPSPQPRSTLGRDIEPNEEKLTGFVFKIQANMDPAHRDRVAFMRICSGTYTAGMKMLQTRTGKDVRIANALTFMASDREIVEKAYPGDVIGLHNHGTIGIGDTFTEGEAISFTGIPNFAPELFRRARLRDPLKMKALQKGLAQLSEEGATQFFRPLMSNDLILGAVGVLQFDVVAYRLKDEYNVDASFEAVSVNTARWVHCDDPRKMEEFKEKNAMNLAYDAAGELVYIAPTRVNLQLAQERWPQVRFAATREHASALEI is encoded by the coding sequence ATGTCCTCGCATCTTCAAGAAACGCATCGCCGCCGCACCTTCGCCATCGTCAGCCACCCTGACGCCGGCAAGACCACTTTGACCGAAAAGCTGCTGCTGTTCGGCGGCGCGATCCAGATGGCCGGCTCGGTCAAGAGCCGCAAGGCGGCTCGCCATGCCACCTCCGACTGGATGGCCCTGGAAAAGGAGCGCGGCATCTCGGTGACATCGTCGGTGATGCAGTTCCCTTACGAGGGCAAGATCGTCAATCTGCTCGATACCCCGGGCCATGCCGACTTCTCGGAGGATACTTACCGGGTGCTGACCGCCGTCGATTCGGCGTTGATGGTCATCGACTGCGCCAAGGGCGTGGAAGAGCGCACCATCAAGCTGATGGAGGTCTGCCGATTGCGCGACACGCCGATCATGACCTTCATCAACAAACTGGACCGGGAAGGCCGCGAGCCGATCGAACTGCTGGACGAAGTCGAATCGGTGCTCGGCATCGCCTGCGCGCCGCTGACCTGGCCCATTGGCATGGGCAAGCGGCTCAAGGGCGTGTACCACATGCTGCTGGACGAGGTGCACCTGTTCGAGCAGGGCAAGAACTTCACGCGCCAGGATTCCACCATCTTCAAGGGCCTGGATGCTCCCGGGCTGGAAGAGGCGCTGGGCAGTCAGGTGCTGGCCGACCTGAAGGACGAGCTGGAGCTGGTCCAGGGCGCCTCCCATGCCTTCGATATCGAGCAATATCTGGCCGGCCAGCTGACCCCGGTGTTTTTTGGCTCGGCGGTCAACAACTTCGGTGTGCAGTTGCTGCTGGACTTCTTTGTCGCGCATGCTCCCTCGCCGCAGCCGCGCTCCACCTTGGGACGCGACATCGAACCCAATGAGGAGAAGCTGACCGGCTTCGTGTTCAAGATCCAGGCCAATATGGATCCGGCACACCGTGACCGCGTGGCCTTTATGCGGATCTGCTCAGGTACCTACACCGCCGGCATGAAGATGCTGCAGACCCGGACCGGCAAGGACGTGCGCATCGCCAATGCCCTGACCTTCATGGCCTCGGATCGCGAAATCGTGGAAAAGGCCTATCCAGGCGACGTCATCGGTCTGCACAATCACGGCACCATCGGCATCGGCGACACGTTTACCGAAGGTGAGGCGATCAGCTTCACCGGCATCCCCAACTTCGCGCCTGAACTGTTCCGGCGTGCCCGCCTGCGGGATCCCCTTAAGATGAAAGCCCTGCAGAAGGGGCTGGCCCAGCTGTCGGAAGAAGGGGCTACCCAGTTCTTCCGCCCCTTGATGTCCAACGACCTGATCCTGGGCGCCGTCGGCGTACTGCAGTTCGATGTGGTCGCCTATCGACTCAAGGATGAGTACAACGTGGATGCCAGCTTCGAAGCCGTCTCGGTCAATACCGCGCGCTGGGTGCATTGCGACGATCCCAGGAAGATGGAAGAGTTCAAGGAAAAGAACGCGATGAATCTGGCCTATGATGCCGCCGGTGAACTGGTCTACATCGCGCCGACCCGGGTCAATCTGCAATTGGCTCAGGAACGCTGGCCCCAGGTCCGCTTCGCCGCCACCCGCGAACACGCCTCGGCACTCGAAATCTGA